TCGACGCGTGCCGTCGGGCGTGCGAAGGTGCCGACGTCGTGCTGCATCAGGCGGCGCTCGGGTCGGTGCCGCGTTCCATCGAAGACCCACTTTCGACGCACGCCGTCAACGTTGACGGCTTCGTGAATATGCTCGTCGCCGCGCGCGACGCGGGCGTGGGCCGCTTCGTGTACGCCTCGTCGTCGTCCGTGTACGGCGACCATCCGGGGTTGCCGAAGGTGGAAGCCGAAGTCGGCACGCCGCTGTCGCCCTACGCCGTGTCGAAGCGGACGGACGAGCTCTACGCCCGCACCTTCCAGGACCATTACGGGCTCGAAGTCATCGGCCTCCGCTACTTCAACGTGTTCGGGCGGCGGCAGGACCCGAGCGGTGCGTACGCTGCCGTGATCCCGAAGTGGATCGGCCAGCTTCTCGACGGCGACCGGCCGATGATCTTCGGCGACGGCGAGACGAGCCGGGACTTCTGCTACATCGCGAACGTCGTGCAGGCCAACCTTCGAGCCGGTATCGCGCCGAGCGACGCCACCGGCACGGTCTACAACATCGCGTACGGCGATCGCACGACGCTCAACGGACTCTACGCCGCCATCGTCCAGAACATCGAGGCGGAGCGGCCGGACCTGACGCTGCCCGAGGCCGAGTACGGCCCGTTCCGCTCCGGAGATATTCGCCACTCGCTCGCCGACATTGGTCAGGCACGCGCACGCATCGGCTACGCGCCGACGCACGCCGCCGCCGACGGGCTCCGCGAAGCGATCTCGTGGTACCTCGCCACCTATGCCTCCAGCCCGTCGCCCTCCGCCTCGTCGGTCGGCTGACGCTACGTTCTCTTTTTTCTCTTCGATCTCCACTTTCGCAGTCCGCACTATGTCCGCTGCTAACACGCCCGAAGCGCTCCAGGGCCTCCTCGCCCGTATCGACGACAAGACCGCCCGCGTGGGCGTCATCGGCCTCGGCTACGTCGGCCTCCCGCTTGCCGTCGTCTTCGCCGAGGCGGGGTTTCAGGTCGTCGGCATCGACGTGAATCAGCGCGTCGCCGACGGCCTCAACGCCGGCACGTCGCACATCGAGGACATCCCTGACAGCCGGCTCGGCCCGCTCGTCGAGCAGGGGCTGATCACGGCGACGACCGACTTTAGCCTGCTCGCCGGCTGCGACGGCGTCTCGATCTGCGTCCCGACGCCGCTCCGCAAGACGGGCGACCCCGACATCTCGTACATCATCGCCGCCACCGAGCAGATTGCCGAGTTCGTCCACCCCGGCATGGTCGTCGTCCTCGAGAGCACGACGTACCCCGGCACGACGACGGAGATCATCCTGCCGGCGCTCGAAGACCGCGGCCTCAAGGCGGGCGAGGACTTCTTCCTCTGCTTCTCGCCCGAGCGCGTCGATCCCGGCCGCGAGGACTGGACGACGGTGAACACGCCGAAGGTGATGGGCGGCATCACGCCCGCGTGCTCCCGCGCCGGCGCCGCGCTCTACGGGGCTGCCATTGAGACCGTCGTCCCGGTATCGAGCTCGGAGGCGGCCGAGATGGTGAAGCTGTTCGAGAACACGTTCCGCTCCGTCAACATCGGCCTCGCGAATGAGCTGCTGCTGATGTGCGACAAGCTCGGGCTCGACGCGTGGGAGATCGTCGACGCGGCGGCGACGAAGCCGTTCGGGTTCATGAAGTTCACGCCCGGCCCTGGCCTCGGCGGCCACTGCATCCCGATCGACCCGCTCTACCTCTCGTGGAAGCTCCGCACGCTCAACTACACGGCGCGCTTCATCGACCTCGCGAGCGAGGTGAACACGGGGATGCCGGCGTTCTGGGTGCAGCGCGTGCAGGACGCGCTCAACGACGCGGGCAAGGCCGTCAACGGCAGCCGCGTGCTCGTGCTCGGGGTGGCGTACAAGAAGGACATCTCGGACATGCGCGAGAGCCCGGCCCTCGACATCATCGCGCTCCTGCAAGCGAAGGGCGCCGACGTGGTCTACCACGATCCCCACGTCCCGAGCTTCCGCGAGGACGGCCACGAACTCACCTCCGTCGACGACCTCGACGCTGCCCTCGCCTCGGCCGACTGCACGATCGTCGTCACCGATCACTCGGATTACGATTGGGACGCGATCGCGGAGAAGGCGCGCCTCGTCGTCGACACACGTCGGGCGCTCAAGGGCAGGCCGGTTACGGCATAGTCCGCGCCGGCTTCGGCCGGCGCCGCTCCCTCTGTATTCCAGCCTCCTCGCTCAGCAGGTAGCGGCTACTCGCTGCGGCGAGGCTCCTATTTTTCGTACGATAGAAGGCGTAAGCGTTTGCTGCATCGTTCGGCGTCACCTCGTGGCCGTATCGCTTGAGCCACGAGCCAACGCGCGGCAGTCATTCAGATATGCATGCAGTCCCCAACACGCTCCTCGTCACCGGCGGGGCCGGCTTTATCGGCTCGGCGCTGGTGCGCCACCTCATCCGGCACACGGACTACCACGTCGTCAACGTCGACAAGCTGACGTACGCGGGCAACCTGGAATCTCTCGCGGCGGTGGAGGACGATCCGCGCTACACGTTCGAGCAGGTCGACATCTGCGACGCCGGCGCTGTGGCGCGGCTCTTCGCGACGTATCGGCCGGTCGGCGTGCTGCACCTCGCGGCCGAGAGTCACGTGGACCGCTCGATCGACGGGCCCGCCGCGTTCGTGCAGACGAACCTCGTCGGGACGTTCACGCTGCTCGACGCGGCGCGGGCTTATTGGAAAGAGCTGGGAGAGACGGAGCGCGAGGCGTTCCGATTCCTCCACGTCTCCACCGACGAGGTGTACGGCGCCCTCGGCGACGAAGGGCTCTTCACGGAGGAGACGCCCTACGATCCGTCGTCGCCGTATTCCGCGTCGAAGGCCGGGAGCGACCACCTTGCCCGGGCGTGGCACCGGACCTACGGGCTCCCCGTCCTCGTCACGAACTGCTCGAATAACTACGGCCCATTCCAGTTTCCCGAGAAGCTGGTCCCGGTCGTGATCCTGAAGGCGCTCGACGGGCAGCCGATCCCGGTCTACGGCGAGGGGAAGAACGTGCGCGACTGGCTCTTCGTGGAGGACCACGTAGAGGCGCTCGTGGCCGTGCTGGAGCGGGGCACGCCGGGGGAGACGTACAACGTGGGCGGCCTCAACGAGCAGACGAACCTCGACGTAGTCCACGCGATCTGTGGGCTCATGGACGAACTCCACCCTGACGGCGCGCCCCACGCCGACCTCATCACCTTCGTCACCGACCGCCCTGGCCACGACTGGCGCTACGCCATCGACGCCTCGAAGATCGAGCGGGAGCTGGGCTGGACGCCGCGCGAGACGTTCGAGACGGGGCTGCGCAAGACCGTCCGGTGGTACCTCGACAACGCGACGTGGTGCGAGCGCGTCCGCTCGGGCAAGTACCGGATGGAGCGGCTCGGTACAACCGCTTAACGCCCCGCTCCGTAGCTCCACGCCCGACGAAGCTTAAGCCACGGCGTAGCGCAAACGGATGGGTTCGTTGGAGGCGTATGCAGTCGGCTTCGCTAAACCAACAAGCAGCTACGGAGGCGTCGAGCGTCGGCTGTGTCTCACTTGTCGTGTCAAGATGAGACGAAGGGTTGAAGTGAGCGCCGAATGCACCGATACTGGACCCACGAGCGGGTATCCTCGCGCCCTCCCTTACCAATTTGTCTCACAATATTTTGCCCTCGCTCTTCCGTCAGCTCAGCAGCCTGTTCAACCGCCGCGAGCGGGGGCAGCTTGCGATTCTCGCCGTAGCGCTCGTAGTGCGGGCGGGAGTAGAGATGGTGGGCGTGGGGAGCATCGCGCCATTCATGAGCGTGGTTGCGGACCCGTCCGTGGTGCAGAGCAACGACTGGCTCCGCGCAGCTTATGAGGCGTTCGGGTTTACATCCACGACGGCGTTCCTGGCAGCGCTGGGCGTGGCCGTAGTAGTTGTGCTGGCGGTGAGCAACGCGTTCAGCGCGCTCGCGCTGTGGGGCATGCTGCGGTTCTCATGGGGGACGCATCACCGGCTATCGAACCGGCTGCTCCGGGGCTACCTAGCGCAACCGTACAGCTTCTTCGTCGAACGCAACAGTGCCGCGTTTAGCAAGACGATCCTCACCGAAGTGCAGCAAGTCATTACCGGCGTGTTGACACCGGTGCTGAACATCACAGCCCGGTCGCTCGTGGTGCTGGCACTAGTGGGGCTGCTGATCGTGCTCGACCCGATGCTGGCGCTCGTAATCGTGCTCGTGCTGGGCGGGGCCTATGGAGGACTCTACACACTCGTCAAGGCTAAGCAGCGCCAACTAGGACGTGAGCGTGTGGTTGCGAACCAAGAGCGGTTCAAGGTGACAGCGGAGGCGTTCGGAGGGATCAAGGACGTGAAGGTGCTGGGGCGGGAGGGGGCGTTTACGTCGCGCTTCGCTCCGGCCTCATGGACCTTCTCGAAAGCGGTGGCCTCGAACGCGACCCTCACCCAACTCCCACGATACCTCTTCGAGACCGTCGCGTTCGGGGGGATCGTGATGATCGTGCTCTACTACCTGCAGGCCGGGCAGGGGCTCGCGCAGATCCTTCCGACGATCAGCCTCTATGCGTTCGCGGGCTATCGGCTGTTGCCGGAGTTGCAGCAGTTGTTCAGCGGCGTAGCCTCCATCCGGTTTAACCGCGCCGCACTGGACGACCTTACAAACGACCTCGACCGGTTCGTCCCCCTTTCGATGGCCGCAGACGCTGGTGAACTCCCGTTCGAGGAGGCCATCCGGTTCGAGGACGTGACGTTCCGCTACCCAGAGGCCGACCGCCCTGCGCTGCGAAGTGTATCGCTCTCGGTTCCGCGCAATCAGACGATCGGGCTGGTAGGGGTGAGTGGCTCGGGTAAGACGACGCTAGTGGACTTGCTCTTGGGGCTCTACACGCCCGAGGTCGGGCGGATTTTCGTAGACGACACGCCGTTGATGGTTTCGAACCTGGGGGCGTGGCGACAGCAAATAGGGTATGTGCCTCAGCAGATCTTTCTCTGTGACGATTCGATCGCACAGAACATCGCTTTCGGCGTTCCTGAAGGGCAGATGGAGCTGGAGCGCGTAGAGCGGGCGGCGCGGATCGCACACCTGCACGAGTTCATCACGTCCTTGCCAGAGGGGTATGGCACCGTTGTAGGCGAACGCGGGGTGAGGCTATCGGGCGGGCAGCGCCAGCGCATTGGGATCGCCCGAGCGCTCTACCACGACCCCGAAGTGCTCGTGATGGACGAGGCTACAAGCGCGCTCGACGGTGCCACGGAGAATGCGGTGATGGAGGCGATGCGGGAGCTAGGAGGACGGAAGACCATCGTCCTCATCGCGCACCGTCTCAGCACAGTCGCGGACTGTGACCGCATCTACCTGCTTGACCAAGGCCAGGTCCGGGATCAGGGCACGTATGAAGACCTGGCGCTAAGCAGTTCAGCGTTTCGTTCGATGGCGAATCTTTCTACTGTCGGCTCGGCCTGAACCCCGTTTCGCTACCTGCCGACAGGCTTTTGATCTATCTAGCTACACACGCTCGCATGCATGTAAAGCTGCTCGACTGCACTCTCCGCGACGGCGGGTATTACAACGCGTGGGACTTCGACCGCGACCTCGTCGAGTCATACCTCCAAGCCATGACTGCGCTGGAAGTGGACTACGTGGAACTGGGATTCCGCTTTACTAGCACAGACGGGTTTAAGGGCGCCCTCGCGTACACCACCGATAGCTACATCAATGAATTGCAGGTGCCGGACGGTCTCAGGCTCGGGGTGATGCTGAACGCGAGCGACGTGGTCAACTATTCGGGTGGGATTGAGGCGGCACTAGAGCGGCTGTTCGATTCCGCCGGGGAGTCCCCGGTGATGCTTGTGCGGCTCGCGTGCCACATCCATGAGTTCGAGCAGGCGCTGGACGCGGGGCGCTGGCTTAAGGACCGGGGATACATCGTCGGGATCAACCTGATGCAGATTGCGGACCGGACGGATGAGGAGATCGAGGCGGTCGCCGCTCTGGCCGAGGGGAGCGCCGTGGAAGTGCTCTACTTCGCGGACAGTCTCGGGGGGCTCAATCCGGACCGGACTGCGCACATCATCCAG
This genomic interval from Rhodothermales bacterium contains the following:
- a CDS encoding SDR family oxidoreductase — its product is MPPDALRSFLPAEPLTWTVTGCAGFIGSNLVEALLSAGHHVVGLDDFSTGYRHNLDDVIGRVGAEATARFTFIEGDIRDLDACRRACEGADVVLHQAALGSVPRSIEDPLSTHAVNVDGFVNMLVAARDAGVGRFVYASSSSVYGDHPGLPKVEAEVGTPLSPYAVSKRTDELYARTFQDHYGLEVIGLRYFNVFGRRQDPSGAYAAVIPKWIGQLLDGDRPMIFGDGETSRDFCYIANVVQANLRAGIAPSDATGTVYNIAYGDRTTLNGLYAAIVQNIEAERPDLTLPEAEYGPFRSGDIRHSLADIGQARARIGYAPTHAAADGLREAISWYLATYASSPSPSASSVG
- a CDS encoding nucleotide sugar dehydrogenase; the protein is MSAANTPEALQGLLARIDDKTARVGVIGLGYVGLPLAVVFAEAGFQVVGIDVNQRVADGLNAGTSHIEDIPDSRLGPLVEQGLITATTDFSLLAGCDGVSICVPTPLRKTGDPDISYIIAATEQIAEFVHPGMVVVLESTTYPGTTTEIILPALEDRGLKAGEDFFLCFSPERVDPGREDWTTVNTPKVMGGITPACSRAGAALYGAAIETVVPVSSSEAAEMVKLFENTFRSVNIGLANELLLMCDKLGLDAWEIVDAAATKPFGFMKFTPGPGLGGHCIPIDPLYLSWKLRTLNYTARFIDLASEVNTGMPAFWVQRVQDALNDAGKAVNGSRVLVLGVAYKKDISDMRESPALDIIALLQAKGADVVYHDPHVPSFREDGHELTSVDDLDAALASADCTIVVTDHSDYDWDAIAEKARLVVDTRRALKGRPVTA
- the rfbB gene encoding dTDP-glucose 4,6-dehydratase → MHAVPNTLLVTGGAGFIGSALVRHLIRHTDYHVVNVDKLTYAGNLESLAAVEDDPRYTFEQVDICDAGAVARLFATYRPVGVLHLAAESHVDRSIDGPAAFVQTNLVGTFTLLDAARAYWKELGETEREAFRFLHVSTDEVYGALGDEGLFTEETPYDPSSPYSASKAGSDHLARAWHRTYGLPVLVTNCSNNYGPFQFPEKLVPVVILKALDGQPIPVYGEGKNVRDWLFVEDHVEALVAVLERGTPGETYNVGGLNEQTNLDVVHAICGLMDELHPDGAPHADLITFVTDRPGHDWRYAIDASKIERELGWTPRETFETGLRKTVRWYLDNATWCERVRSGKYRMERLGTTA
- a CDS encoding ABC transporter ATP-binding protein is translated as MPSLFRQLSSLFNRRERGQLAILAVALVVRAGVEMVGVGSIAPFMSVVADPSVVQSNDWLRAAYEAFGFTSTTAFLAALGVAVVVVLAVSNAFSALALWGMLRFSWGTHHRLSNRLLRGYLAQPYSFFVERNSAAFSKTILTEVQQVITGVLTPVLNITARSLVVLALVGLLIVLDPMLALVIVLVLGGAYGGLYTLVKAKQRQLGRERVVANQERFKVTAEAFGGIKDVKVLGREGAFTSRFAPASWTFSKAVASNATLTQLPRYLFETVAFGGIVMIVLYYLQAGQGLAQILPTISLYAFAGYRLLPELQQLFSGVASIRFNRAALDDLTNDLDRFVPLSMAADAGELPFEEAIRFEDVTFRYPEADRPALRSVSLSVPRNQTIGLVGVSGSGKTTLVDLLLGLYTPEVGRIFVDDTPLMVSNLGAWRQQIGYVPQQIFLCDDSIAQNIAFGVPEGQMELERVERAARIAHLHEFITSLPEGYGTVVGERGVRLSGGQRQRIGIARALYHDPEVLVMDEATSALDGATENAVMEAMRELGGRKTIVLIAHRLSTVADCDRIYLLDQGQVRDQGTYEDLALSSSAFRSMANLSTVGSA